In one window of Duganella dendranthematis DNA:
- a CDS encoding ArsR/SmtB family transcription factor: MSCQHDYSTCDPQIAQLADLFHLLGDPTRLRIVLACMPAPIAVSEIASTLELSSSLVSHHLRLLRAARIVKSERQGKQVFYSAADAHISGVLNDMLEHIAEPATGTEA; the protein is encoded by the coding sequence ATGAGCTGTCAACACGACTATTCCACCTGCGATCCGCAGATCGCGCAACTGGCCGATCTGTTCCATTTGCTGGGCGATCCGACCCGGCTGCGCATCGTGCTGGCCTGCATGCCGGCGCCGATTGCGGTCTCCGAGATCGCGTCTACACTGGAATTGAGCAGCTCGCTCGTGAGCCACCATCTGCGCTTGCTGCGCGCCGCCCGCATCGTCAAGTCCGAGCGTCAGGGCAAGCAAGTTTTCTACTCCGCCGCCGATGCCCATATCAGCGGCGTACTCAACGATATGCTGGAACATATCGCCGAACCTGCCACCGGAACCGAAGCATGA